In the genome of Aedes aegypti strain LVP_AGWG chromosome 2, AaegL5.0 Primary Assembly, whole genome shotgun sequence, the window tCGATGcctgaaaaattcttggaagaattcaaaAAGATATTCCTCGTGTgttttctggatgaattcttgaagttttttttatttacaggaGTAGACAAAGAATGGATATTTTACGtagtgaaaattaaaatttacaagtatATCACTGTTGTGGACCGATATGCGATacattcacaaacaaataaaatcaatacgctaactacgaaatttgtgaaaactgtGACCGTCATCACTTCGGTAGACCAGGAATTTGCTAGGACTcctgcagaaaaaaatcatatatatgCCAATAGCGAtatatagtgaaaaacttcctaaACGCTTTACTATTGCACTGTTCTAATCGAAAGAGAGTGGCAGAGGAGATAATCTGTCTTTGTTACATAAAACCTTTAGATAATTATTACGATATAAATTTGGAAAGATATGCCACAAAGCGGACGGGTTACAgtttactgttttttttacCAGTTAGGTTGTGGTTGTCATTGGGAggcagtgttgccacaaatatttttatgaagTCTTGTTCTGGATGTAATAAGAGATTTGTTGGAGTATGCCAAACTATGTCCTGATCAAAAGTATTCAGATCAATCGTATCCGTTGCAGAAATTGATGAGTATCTAAAAGAGATTTTCGAACCAAGTAAAGGAGCATTAGGTCAGGCTTCGCGTAGCACCAAGTGCTCCGAAGAGCACCTCTTAATTCATTGATATAAGTAACAAAAGACGTACTTATGTTTTttcaaagatgttttttttttcagagttccccTTACACATTATGTTGTTTGTGATATCCTTTGCTCTGCCATTTAAAGGTCAAGTGCTCACGATTTCTGACAAAGTGCAACTTTGTGACACCCTAACATTCATTAACTTGAGTACGAAGCATCTATATTTCGCCTTTTCGTTTTATTTACAGGTCGTACAAGAGTATGAGCGTGCCGTAATTTTCCGTCTGGGTCGTTTGGTTCAAGGTGGTGCGAAAGGCCCAGGTATGAAATTCTTCTTCCATCAATTCTAGATCGTACCGCAATACTCAAACCTAATTTCGCCAAATTGTGTGTTTCCTATTCCTTTCCCTAGGAATTTTCTTCATCTTGCCATGCATCGATGCCTACGCACGTGTTGACTTGCGTACCCGCACTTATGACGTCCCACCGCAAGAGGTAAGTTCATGCACACAATCAACACGTCAAACGTAGATTGGCCTCATGATTGCCCCTCATTCTCATCCATCCCGCAGGTACTGACGAAGGACAGCGTGACGGTGTCGGTGGATGCCGTCGTGTACTATCGTGTCTCGAATGCCACCGTTTCGATTGCCAACGTGGAGAATGCCCACCACTCGACTCGGCTTCTGGCCCAAACAACGCTGCGCAACACGATGGGTACCCGACATCTGCACGAAATCCTCAGCGAACGGATGACAATCTCCGGAAGTATGCAACTCTCGCTGGACGAAGCCACCGAAGCCTGGGGCATCAAGGTGGAACGAGTTGAAATGTGAGTTGGGCAAACAAAATTGCGTTACAATTTGTTTACAATATCTGTTTTTAATTTccttattagtatcatttcaaaaataacattttttttcttatttcttgaTGTTTTATGTTACGCAAcattatcatcctaatttgatacAATTAAATTAAGCTCTtattagggtaacggtcgtattttggaccctctAAGGAAGTGTTttcagttttttgtcccaattaattaattgcacagcgtaaccaagtcaaagaaccaaaatgtagagaaaaacttccatcTTGTAGAGGATATGCTCATACGGTCATGAAGGATCCAAAAAACGccgtaaataattgaattatgaagcactgttttttattattttggacacaccaatacattttggaccctcaaagtatatattttggacccccggcattttttatcgtttggcgataAAGTCCAtaacactggttgtataatatgcttgccaatagtctaatcaatcgattgacaatggaaaaccgaagaatttctacgcttttagtccagaattttgaaaaaagttattgtttacatttgaaaaatttctgacggcttcaatttctgcgtgtaacgtgttgtaacgattgcatggatgaaccgattaaattaattgaatttcatataatttaaacacATTTcctttgtacaaacggttgatgcaagtgcggaatagtcctatctttccaaatagcatgcgaattgagttggtctttcgatttaaactgggaaatttgcaggaaaatggcccagggggtccaaaatatataggggtccaaaatatattggttaccctaatagtttgttaaaaaaaatattacgtttaatttgccgtagcagtgtTTACATGTGAATTATTCAATAACCCGCTTTTAAGAGAATATAAAATATGTTTCTATCAGCCTTATTGTGAAATATCCTGAATAGCTTAGTTTGTGTGAGTCAGcttccgcaagtcagtttgaagtaccgtaaaacggggtaactttgatagttttttcgaagaaaacttgaatatctatgcatgctgattcaaagaattataatttatatttttaaaacaagtactggcatcctgactatcgattgcagttgatagattgccaaaagatttattttgattggatgtataatttttcatataatcgaaagtcggttttctgttttggggtaactttgataatggagtatgaatcgaacaaaattgaataaattacgaacatttgtagggcattgcatacccctaggcgtttaacgttatatggaaatttctgacttagattacaaaaatggttccagtttgtgaaaaagctttttgctaagagatttgcgaccatattcaagttctatgataactaggctctCGAAGATaaatgaccaactattcaaaactacataaaattcgaaaatgctaaaatcgtatcattttttattatttttatatggagcctcaaatgttctcgattcaaatgaaaacagctcttacatgaagtgtcataataatactcttcagttttgcattcgttttgcttaaccgattaacaggaATTATgctatttcgtttagtatgcggtgggtaacgcactatcaaagttatccgcattatcaaagataccccgttttacggtagttgaACTTACTCTCCAGTACATTGATACGGCAaatcttctttcttcttctgttcGTATTAAAATGTTTGGTGGCAAAGGAAATTAGGCAGCTATAAAAGTGTATTTACCAAGatgtttttcaacaaaataatacaaaaattcaaatttaataactTCTCTTTCAACCATCATTACAGCAAGGACGTCCGTCTACCCGTCCAACTGCAACGTGCCATGGCCGCCGAAGCTGAAGCCGCGCGTGAAGCCCGCGCCAAGGTGATTGCCGCCGAGGGTGAACAGAAGGCATCCCGGGCCCTGCGCGAAGCCTCCGAAGTGATTGGCGACTCACCGGCCGCCCTGCAGCTGCGCTACCTCCAGACGCTGAACACCATTTCGGCGGAGAAGAACTCCACCATTGTGTTCCCGTTGCCAATCGACATTCTGACCTATTTCATGAAGTCCAAGGAGAGCTACGAAGCCAGTCATTCGCACTCGTAAGGTGGGCCGTTTGTTGACAATGGGGCAGAACAATAGCCACGCTGCTGGTAGAGAACAAACAAGAGCGGAAGTATTTTCTTCACATGTACGGTATGTTTTTTGATCGATTCGTTCATTTTACAATGGGACTTTTTCTATTGAAACGAGTACTGTAGCTAAGGAACTAGCcgttttataaatatttgtgtGTAGTGTTATGGCAATAGCTATCGCCCTCTCTCTGACTATCTCTTTTCGGCAAAAAATAGGACGAAATAGAGCAACATCATCAAACCTTTAGCATTCCACAAATCTGAGAATGGGATAGACATTGCCAAGAAATGTCGGTGGAACAGCACCATGGAAGAATTCAGATGTACTTCGAACAAAATTTACTTGTCTCACTTTGTTGATTCTTCTcaattgtttcaaaataatccGTTTTGTTTCTGTTCGACCTAATATTTCGTCTGAATTGGAAGATacaattttaaaaaaaggtaTATCTGTTATTCCAAGACAAATGATGTATAGTTAAATGATTTCATAAAAAGAACACCATTGTTAACTCTGTGTTAGAAACCTTGacagaagaaaaatattttttttagttaatgTGGGCGATGACGATGGTTCTTACGCGTTTTTCCAAAGTTCTTACACGTTTTATCTaagtttttttcctatttttttttttcaagcatgatTAAGAATAAAGTGGTAAGCAGCATGTTCGATTTTCGTTCAtcgataattttaaaatgaataaaGCAAACAAAATGCACGTTTGTTAGTATGTTTTCACCTCATTACACAAGAATGCATCGCTCGCAATCGTTTTGAAATGAAAACATTACACAAACTTACAAGCGAGAATCGATGAATAGAAATCGGTCGTATTTCGTACATCATAATCAAAACATACACTTGATTTTGTTCTGATCTCTTATACTGTTAGAAGAACTAAAGTGCTCTCCTGAATTTACGCTATTCACAACGCCAGCAAATTTAACTCACGTGAGGCCCTGTGTAAGTGGTGTAAAATGCCATTCTAATGGTTTTGGTCCTTTTTTCATAATATGATCAcatttttaaccctctaatacccaaccccgcctttagacggggtacactttggaattttgtgtattttttcgtagctcgaaaatataaatgattttatttttggcttaaaccttgactcaaaacacgcatataagaaaagttttttatgatttttgaaacttttttgtattattgaaaattgattgaaaaattgctttcttatataacctacaaatgtttgagattcatttaacgtgtattataaaaaatcgtaccttttgtatttttctacgatcaacctatcacagaagaagagcctgaaggtattgaaatgatttaaaatctgtttttccgttagttacacggaaaataaaaaatgttccagaaaaaaaataaaaaattcatattttcaaaagtatagtaaaaactcaaatttttattattgtcaaaaatcagtaaccagaagacgcttcaagaaaaaattgaaaaggatagggatgttcaaaaataaaaatattaaaactcaaaaaccaaaattcataaatttgccaagaaaaataaatcattgcccaaaccgtgtttagaatgattttagataacgaaaaataatatttagatcaaaaacaaaaatttgggtattagagggttaaggccATTTAAAGTACTAACAGTAGCATTTTGGTACTTACCGTCGAAGACCTTCTTCAGTAATTTCAATCTAAGCAGTATGAGCTTGAGGCAATTGAAGTCTTGCCTCATTGTAAAAGATCTAAATGTTCAGGTTCGCCAAAAGGAGAAGTTAAGACCGATTATTCAAAGGCCAAGCGTGCACCAACTGACCAACGAGAATGATGAGGTAAATCAGCACAATTTCTTCAGGTATCTATCAATGTATTTTACAAAACAATGCTCCAAGGAATCCAacagaaattctccaaaaatatctCTAGATTCCAGTTGAAGttgttcaaacaaaatttgtagccTTTACTAAAAGTATGTAATCAAATGGATCGCTTCAAAAAACATG includes:
- the LOC5569019 gene encoding band 7 protein AGAP004871 isoform X2, whose product is MAPTINPATHPIKMLQFNTNNSNSRASSTRRPDTTASGSSMYTSAEDDSNGEASTCGRILIFLSWVLVVLTMPFSLLVCFKVVQEYERAVIFRLGRLVQGGAKGPGIFFILPCIDAYARVDLRTRTYDVPPQEVLTKDSVTVSVDAVVYYRVSNATVSIANVENAHHSTRLLAQTTLRNTMGTRHLHEILSERMTISGSMQLSLDEATEAWGIKVERVEIKDVRLPVQLQRAMAAEAEAAREARAKVIAAEGEQKASRALREASEVIGDSPAALQLRYLQTLNTISAEKNSTIVFPLPIDILTYFMKSKESYEASHSHS
- the LOC5569019 gene encoding band 7 protein AGAP004871 isoform X1 produces the protein MMVPLDPMGPPIINGGGGAGGGTGRNRQTGPAEAGGGISTISIATVGGNASFQRTDDEYRNVLMRNTTVRKYAEDDSNGEASTCGRILIFLSWVLVVLTMPFSLLVCFKVVQEYERAVIFRLGRLVQGGAKGPGIFFILPCIDAYARVDLRTRTYDVPPQEVLTKDSVTVSVDAVVYYRVSNATVSIANVENAHHSTRLLAQTTLRNTMGTRHLHEILSERMTISGSMQLSLDEATEAWGIKVERVEIKDVRLPVQLQRAMAAEAEAAREARAKVIAAEGEQKASRALREASEVIGDSPAALQLRYLQTLNTISAEKNSTIVFPLPIDILTYFMKSKESYEASHSHS
- the LOC5569019 gene encoding band 7 protein AGAP004871 isoform X3, which translates into the protein MPEDSAVMVEDVKMKKSLLLYAEDDSNGEASTCGRILIFLSWVLVVLTMPFSLLVCFKVVQEYERAVIFRLGRLVQGGAKGPGIFFILPCIDAYARVDLRTRTYDVPPQEVLTKDSVTVSVDAVVYYRVSNATVSIANVENAHHSTRLLAQTTLRNTMGTRHLHEILSERMTISGSMQLSLDEATEAWGIKVERVEIKDVRLPVQLQRAMAAEAEAAREARAKVIAAEGEQKASRALREASEVIGDSPAALQLRYLQTLNTISAEKNSTIVFPLPIDILTYFMKSKESYEASHSHS
- the LOC5569019 gene encoding band 7 protein AAEL010189 isoform X4 translates to MPEDSAVMVEAEDDSNGEASTCGRILIFLSWVLVVLTMPFSLLVCFKVVQEYERAVIFRLGRLVQGGAKGPGIFFILPCIDAYARVDLRTRTYDVPPQEVLTKDSVTVSVDAVVYYRVSNATVSIANVENAHHSTRLLAQTTLRNTMGTRHLHEILSERMTISGSMQLSLDEATEAWGIKVERVEIKDVRLPVQLQRAMAAEAEAAREARAKVIAAEGEQKASRALREASEVIGDSPAALQLRYLQTLNTISAEKNSTIVFPLPIDILTYFMKSKESYEASHSHS